From one Campylobacter concisus genomic stretch:
- a CDS encoding sodium-dependent transporter: MINEKFSKIGFVLAMAGSAVGLGNAWKFPTMVGNNGGSAFIILYLLLTFAIAFVAFLAELSIGKLGESDVVSSIYKLAPKHKKIWSLSGFFMIGAILIASFYMVVIGWILKYIYLGFSPLLADTKEAAVQFNTLLSNDLSSAIVCFSLVFLMVFFAVSKGVKSGIEKLNIWMMPGLFILLVCILFYAISMGDGFVKAAKFLFVPNFSAITPDVVLRALGLAFFSLSMGVGVIPTYAANLPEQTNLIKSTLSIIFINILIGIMMGLVVFTFIFAYGADSTASGPGLIFISLVTLFAKLGMVGNIMAIAFFVSLLFAGVTSAVSMIEPFAYYLVRKFEISRKMALVYIGIFVYILGLFCIFSYYAQTANIFSIFGKPVFDALDFLTSNIMMPIGAIIFSFFVGYKLKKESLFLLFGEFMGKVFFEIWYFALRYIVPIAICAIMIYQIAGK, from the coding sequence ATGATAAATGAAAAATTTTCAAAAATAGGCTTTGTTCTTGCTATGGCAGGATCGGCTGTTGGACTTGGTAATGCATGGAAATTTCCAACAATGGTAGGAAACAATGGTGGCTCAGCGTTTATAATTTTATATTTACTTCTCACGTTTGCTATCGCTTTTGTAGCGTTTTTAGCGGAGCTTAGCATTGGTAAGCTTGGTGAGAGTGACGTTGTAAGCTCCATTTATAAACTTGCTCCAAAACATAAAAAAATATGGTCCCTTTCAGGCTTTTTTATGATAGGAGCGATACTTATTGCTTCGTTTTATATGGTTGTCATTGGCTGGATATTAAAGTATATTTATCTTGGCTTTTCGCCACTTTTGGCTGATACTAAAGAAGCAGCAGTGCAGTTTAATACGCTTTTATCAAATGATCTAAGTAGTGCTATTGTTTGCTTTAGCTTGGTCTTTTTGATGGTATTTTTTGCTGTTTCAAAAGGTGTGAAAAGTGGTATTGAGAAGCTAAATATTTGGATGATGCCGGGCCTTTTTATACTGCTTGTTTGTATACTTTTTTATGCAATTAGCATGGGTGATGGCTTTGTTAAGGCGGCTAAATTTTTATTTGTGCCAAATTTTAGTGCGATCACGCCAGATGTTGTTTTGCGAGCTCTTGGACTTGCATTCTTCTCGCTATCTATGGGTGTCGGCGTCATACCGACATACGCTGCAAATTTACCAGAGCAGACAAATCTTATAAAATCAACGCTTTCTATCATCTTTATAAACATATTAATAGGCATTATGATGGGACTTGTGGTCTTTACATTTATATTTGCTTATGGAGCTGATAGTACGGCAAGTGGACCAGGGCTTATTTTTATCTCACTTGTTACACTTTTTGCAAAGCTTGGGATGGTTGGCAATATCATGGCTATCGCATTTTTTGTTTCACTTTTATTTGCTGGTGTTACAAGTGCTGTTTCGATGATTGAACCATTTGCTTATTATTTGGTTAGAAAATTTGAAATTTCACGTAAAATGGCTCTTGTTTATATTGGAATTTTTGTCTATATTTTAGGTCTTTTTTGTATTTTTTCATATTATGCACAGACGGCTAATATCTTTAGTATTTTTGGCAAGCCAGTCTTTGATGCGCTTGATTTTCTTACTTCAAATATAATGATGCCAATAGGTGCCATAATTTTTAGTTTTTTTGTTGGCTATAAACTTAAAAAAGAGAGCCTATTTCTACTCTTTGGCGAATTTATGGGAAAAGTATTTTTTGAAATTTGGTATTTTGCTTTAAGATACATCGTACCAATCGCAATTTGTGCCATCATGATCTATCAAATAGCAGGTAAATGA
- the ribD gene encoding bifunctional diaminohydroxyphosphoribosylaminopyrimidine deaminase/5-amino-6-(5-phosphoribosylamino)uracil reductase RibD: MNDEFYMDLALSEAWKFQILTYPNPAVGCLILDKNGQILSCKAHEKAGYLHAEPTAILFALCKKSEKFKEDFIKAYNDKFNSNIKEDEFGLLEPKFTYEFILNNHSNLLKNAKAYVTLEPCLHHGKTPPCANLLKELGFSRVIIGSYDKNKIASGGSNLLKSTGIKVKLGILKERCDKLLEPFLAYQNGGFSFLKIAISKNGVASGGIITNELSRTHVHKLRSVIDTLVIGGNTVRVDRPKLDSRLVSGGKNPDVIIYSRSDKFDRTIPLFSVSGRKVSIQKEFNLKGLCMFEGAGEFLKLAKEGKLANVKWLLIYQSSNFKDGKSLSLDLNLKPLFSGNFGDDSYTWYEILD; encoded by the coding sequence ATGAACGACGAATTTTACATGGATCTTGCTTTAAGCGAGGCTTGGAAATTTCAGATCTTGACCTATCCAAATCCAGCCGTTGGATGCCTTATCCTTGATAAAAATGGTCAAATTTTATCTTGCAAGGCTCATGAAAAGGCTGGATATTTACACGCTGAACCGACAGCGATACTTTTTGCACTTTGCAAAAAAAGTGAAAAATTTAAAGAAGATTTTATAAAAGCATATAACGATAAATTTAACTCTAATATAAAAGAGGACGAATTTGGCCTTTTGGAGCCAAAATTTACCTACGAATTTATACTAAATAACCACTCAAATTTACTAAAAAATGCAAAGGCTTACGTCACGCTTGAACCTTGCCTACATCATGGCAAAACGCCACCTTGTGCAAATTTGCTAAAAGAACTTGGCTTTAGTAGGGTGATAATAGGCAGCTACGATAAAAATAAAATCGCAAGTGGTGGTAGTAATTTGCTTAAAAGCACTGGTATAAAAGTTAAACTTGGCATTTTAAAAGAGCGTTGTGATAAGCTACTTGAGCCATTTTTAGCCTATCAAAATGGTGGCTTTAGCTTTTTAAAAATCGCAATTAGTAAAAATGGTGTGGCAAGTGGCGGCATCATCACAAATGAACTTAGCCGTACACACGTCCATAAACTAAGAAGCGTCATAGATACGCTAGTGATCGGCGGCAACACAGTGCGAGTTGATCGCCCAAAGCTTGATAGTAGGCTAGTAAGTGGCGGCAAAAATCCAGATGTCATAATCTACTCAAGAAGTGATAAATTTGATAGGACAATACCACTTTTTAGCGTGTCAGGGCGCAAAGTTAGCATTCAAAAAGAGTTTAATCTAAAAGGACTTTGCATGTTTGAAGGGGCTGGTGAGTTTTTAAAACTTGCAAAAGAGGGCAAGCTAGCAAATGTAAAGTGGCTACTTATCTATCAAAGCTCAAATTTTAAGGATGGTAAAAGCTTGAGCCTTGATCTAAATTTAAAGCCACTATTTAGTGGGAATTTTGGAGACGATAGCTACACCTGGTATGAAATTTTGGATTAA
- the rbfA gene encoding 30S ribosome-binding factor RbfA: MNANEIKRMRTESVLKELIPEALATLEDSILKGLCVTDVECKKGRYDAFVYLDKMAFDEREQEYILGHLKRVCRHLQNHCMAAEGWYRCPNFHFKFDDRLEYQNHMDKLFDKISKDLNKNG; this comes from the coding sequence ATGAACGCTAACGAAATAAAGCGTATGAGAACAGAGAGTGTGCTAAAAGAGCTCATTCCAGAGGCTCTAGCCACTCTTGAAGATAGCATTTTAAAAGGGCTTTGCGTCACCGATGTCGAGTGTAAAAAGGGCAGATATGATGCCTTTGTTTATCTTGATAAGATGGCTTTTGATGAGCGTGAACAAGAGTATATTTTGGGGCATCTAAAGCGAGTTTGTAGGCATTTGCAAAACCACTGTATGGCAGCTGAGGGCTGGTATAGATGCCCAAATTTTCACTTTAAATTTGATGATAGATTAGAGTATCAAAACCATATGGATAAGTTGTTTGATAAAATTTCAAAGGATTTAAACAAAAATGGATAA
- a CDS encoding sodium-dependent transporter, producing MAKEQFSKIGYVLAVAGSAVGLGNAWKFPYMVGENGGSAFVILYLLITFLVGIPIFMAELSIGKLSESDSVNAFRKLANKNKNLWQLVGILAMVTAAIISSYYIVIIGWVFKYFTLSFTGLPNDIESSKVIFNELLTHGLGEQTLYFVIAFVACFFILSKGVKSGIEKLNVWMMPSLFIMVLIMLIFSMTMNGFTKSAEFLLVPDFSKISFNSLLLALGLAFWTLSLGMAAIITYSASLSDDTNLATSTLSIVFINIVLAIMMGLVIFTFIFEFGAEPSQGPGLVFISLPTLFAKLGVIGQILAVAFFAALIFAGITSAISIVEPFVFFLIREYGISRIKALSIVGAGVFVLGFLCLLSNIENVGDKFMLFGKNFFDFLDFTASNVLLPISGIGGAIFVGYFMKREALYVLFSPYMSDFVFSAWYFLLRYVAPVCVFIIMINKLFF from the coding sequence ATGGCAAAAGAACAGTTTTCTAAAATAGGTTATGTTTTAGCAGTTGCAGGGTCAGCTGTTGGACTTGGCAATGCGTGGAAATTTCCATATATGGTCGGTGAAAATGGTGGATCAGCATTTGTTATTTTATATCTTTTGATAACGTTTTTAGTTGGCATACCTATCTTTATGGCAGAGCTAAGTATTGGCAAACTTAGTGAGAGCGATAGTGTAAATGCCTTTAGAAAGTTAGCGAATAAAAATAAAAATTTATGGCAGCTGGTTGGAATTTTAGCTATGGTAACCGCAGCTATAATCTCATCTTATTATATTGTAATCATCGGCTGGGTCTTTAAGTATTTCACGCTATCTTTTACCGGTCTTCCAAACGATATAGAAAGTTCAAAAGTAATATTTAACGAGCTTCTTACACATGGTCTTGGCGAGCAGACACTTTATTTTGTTATAGCATTTGTAGCTTGCTTTTTTATCCTTTCAAAAGGAGTGAAAAGTGGCATTGAAAAGCTAAATGTTTGGATGATGCCAAGCCTATTTATCATGGTTTTAATCATGCTTATCTTTTCTATGACAATGAATGGTTTTACAAAATCGGCTGAGTTTTTACTTGTTCCTGACTTTAGTAAAATTTCATTTAACTCGCTCTTGCTTGCTCTTGGGCTTGCTTTTTGGACACTATCTCTTGGTATGGCAGCGATCATTACATATTCAGCTAGCTTAAGTGATGATACAAATTTAGCTACTTCTACGCTAAGTATCGTTTTTATAAACATCGTCCTAGCCATCATGATGGGTCTTGTTATCTTTACATTTATATTTGAATTTGGCGCAGAGCCGTCTCAAGGACCAGGACTTGTCTTTATCTCGCTTCCAACGCTCTTTGCTAAGCTTGGCGTGATAGGTCAAATTTTAGCTGTGGCATTTTTTGCTGCACTTATCTTTGCTGGCATTACTTCAGCCATCTCTATCGTAGAGCCGTTTGTATTTTTCTTGATCAGAGAGTATGGCATTAGCAGGATAAAAGCTCTTAGCATAGTTGGAGCCGGTGTTTTTGTTTTAGGATTTTTATGTCTTTTATCAAATATAGAAAATGTTGGCGACAAATTTATGCTCTTTGGTAAAAATTTCTTTGATTTTCTTGACTTTACCGCTTCAAATGTTCTGCTTCCAATTAGTGGCATAGGTGGAGCGATATTTGTTGGATATTTTATGAAAAGAGAAGCACTTTATGTGCTATTTAGTCCATATATGAGCGACTTTGTATTTAGTGCGTGGTATTTTTTATTAAGATATGTGGCGCCAGTTTGCGTCTTTATCATCATGATAAATAAATTGTTTTTTTAA
- a CDS encoding TRAP transporter small permease subunit codes for MQKVEKFFDKVGDIVGYICMFIMALMIIDVFFNVVARYFFSYGNVAFQELEWHFFAVIFLLGMSYALKEDAHVRVDIFYAKFSPKNKALVNMIGTVIFVIPFALLVSNLSFEFVSDAYTSAEASADPGGLTHRWIIKALIPFSFYLLVFFAIGFFIRNFNLYKKAKKGE; via the coding sequence ATGCAAAAAGTTGAGAAATTTTTTGATAAGGTCGGCGATATAGTCGGCTATATTTGCATGTTTATTATGGCTTTGATGATAATAGACGTCTTTTTTAACGTTGTGGCAAGATATTTTTTCTCTTATGGAAACGTCGCATTCCAGGAGCTTGAGTGGCATTTTTTTGCTGTGATATTTTTGCTTGGCATGAGCTATGCATTAAAAGAAGATGCGCACGTTAGAGTTGATATCTTTTATGCTAAATTTTCACCAAAAAATAAAGCTCTTGTAAATATGATAGGAACTGTTATTTTTGTAATTCCATTTGCACTTTTAGTTTCAAATTTATCGTTTGAATTTGTGAGTGATGCTTATACTTCAGCTGAAGCTAGTGCGGATCCAGGCGGTCTTACTCACAGATGGATCATAAAAGCACTTATTCCTTTTTCTTTTTATCTACTTGTATTTTTTGCGATTGGCTTTTTTATAAGAAATTTTAATCTTTACAAAAAAGCTAAAAAGGGGGAATAA
- a CDS encoding F0F1 ATP synthase subunit C yields the protein MKKIVFLILGLAAFAFGADGEMIRSYSVIAGGIGLGLAALGGAIGMGNTAAATISGTARNPGVGSKLMTTMFIALAMIEAQVIYALVITLIVLYANPMLG from the coding sequence ATGAAAAAGATCGTGTTTTTAATTCTTGGTCTTGCTGCATTTGCATTTGGCGCTGATGGCGAGATGATTAGATCATATTCAGTTATCGCTGGTGGTATTGGTCTTGGCCTTGCAGCCCTTGGTGGCGCTATTGGTATGGGTAATACAGCTGCTGCAACAATTAGCGGAACAGCTAGAAACCCAGGTGTTGGTAGCAAACTTATGACTACAATGTTTATCGCTCTTGCGATGATCGAAGCACAAGTTATCTACGCACTTGTTATTACACTTATCGTTCTTTACGCAAACCCAATGCTTGGCTAA
- a CDS encoding VIT1/CCC1 transporter family protein: MLDKKRALKQLQNEADDTAIYTLLEASEKNEENKKILRKLITEEKRHYAFCQKITGESRTANLFKVIFYTILVKIFGTSFTLKFMESREEDAEQFYLGIVDEYPEARDIYDEEVNHENNLISMLKDTKLVNAGGIVLGMNDALVELTGTLSGIALAFSNTKSVGATGLIMGIAAALSMAGSAYLESKENPSDEIKPLTYSLYTGGSYIITTAFLILPFFIFSSGVYAVLSMFFFAFVAIITYNFYISVAKELKFLPRVIEMCVITFGVAIISFGIGFLVKHYFGLDI; encoded by the coding sequence ATGCTAGATAAAAAGCGTGCTTTAAAACAGCTACAAAATGAAGCAGATGATACCGCTATCTATACGCTACTTGAAGCTAGTGAAAAAAATGAAGAAAATAAAAAAATACTTCGTAAATTAATCACTGAAGAAAAACGACACTATGCTTTTTGCCAAAAGATAACAGGTGAGAGTAGAACTGCAAATTTATTCAAAGTCATATTCTATACGATACTCGTTAAAATTTTTGGAACCTCTTTTACTTTAAAATTTATGGAGTCACGCGAAGAAGACGCAGAGCAATTTTATCTTGGTATCGTTGATGAGTATCCTGAAGCTAGAGATATTTATGATGAAGAAGTAAATCATGAAAACAATTTAATCTCTATGCTAAAAGACACAAAGCTCGTAAATGCCGGCGGCATTGTTCTTGGTATGAATGACGCATTAGTTGAGTTAACTGGCACGCTAAGTGGCATCGCTCTAGCTTTTTCAAATACAAAATCAGTTGGTGCGACGGGCCTTATCATGGGTATTGCAGCTGCACTTTCCATGGCTGGCTCAGCATATCTTGAGTCAAAAGAAAATCCAAGCGACGAGATCAAACCGCTTACCTATTCGCTCTACACAGGTGGTTCTTACATCATAACAACGGCGTTTTTGATACTTCCATTTTTCATCTTTTCAAGTGGTGTTTACGCTGTCTTGTCGATGTTTTTCTTTGCCTTTGTTGCCATTATCACTTACAACTTTTACATAAGCGTGGCAAAAGAGCTTAAATTTTTACCAAGAGTGATTGAGATGTGTGTGATAACTTTTGGTGTTGCGATCATTTCGTTTGGTATTGGCTTTTTAGTCAAGCACTATTTTGGCTTAGATATTTAA
- the rimP gene encoding ribosome maturation factor RimP, whose amino-acid sequence MDNLDKLVRECGVELYDSEIANENGKAIFRVYITKNGGVSLDDCEKVSRLLSPIFDVTPPVSGDYNLEVSSPGLERKLSKPSHFKSSIGELVKIQTEADKFTGRLVKADEENIAVENEEGIFEINISEIKKAKTYLEW is encoded by the coding sequence ATGGATAATTTAGACAAACTAGTACGCGAATGCGGTGTAGAGCTTTACGACAGCGAGATCGCAAATGAAAATGGTAAGGCTATTTTTAGAGTTTATATCACGAAAAATGGCGGAGTTAGCCTAGATGACTGTGAAAAAGTGAGCCGTCTACTCTCGCCTATCTTTGACGTGACACCACCAGTTAGTGGGGACTATAACCTTGAAGTTAGCTCGCCTGGCCTTGAAAGAAAGCTTAGTAAGCCATCTCATTTTAAATCAAGCATCGGTGAGCTAGTTAAAATTCAAACCGAGGCTGATAAATTTACAGGAAGACTCGTAAAAGCGGATGAAGAGAACATCGCAGTAGAAAACGAAGAGGGAATTTTTGAGATCAACATCAGTGAGATAAAAAAAGCAAAAACATATTTGGAGTGGTAA
- a CDS encoding sodium-dependent transporter, with translation MMDRFSKVGFVLSIIGAAIGLGNAWKFPYMVGSNGGSAFILIYLFFAFVVGLSIFFAEMAMGKISRLDTVGAFKSLATKGANSWKFAGVVMVTGIFIASFYTLIIGWVLKYVILSLGELPKDMASSEALFVNFTSKGIEEQILYFSIAFFAYFFILTKGIKSGIERINVYLIPALFILLLLMLGYSFGMNGFDEAAKFLLVPDFSKIDQSAILNALGLAFFTMCIGIGCILTYSSSLGNDTNLFTSSLYVVFANIIISVIIGLIVFTFTYEFGSEPSKGAGLAFISLPTLFAKLGLLGNFLAFAFFTSLFFAGITSVISLVEPFIFFLNKSLGFSRNRSIIIVGAVVYVLGILCALSGIGNFKEALTFFGKSFFDLLDYLSSNIMLPLGGIIFAIFVGYFMKFELLKELFLPYMGEIVFKIWYFLIRFVAPVLVFVVLVREIA, from the coding sequence ATGATGGATAGATTTAGTAAAGTTGGTTTTGTTCTTTCTATCATTGGAGCGGCTATTGGCCTTGGTAATGCATGGAAATTTCCATATATGGTCGGTAGTAATGGCGGTTCAGCATTTATTCTTATATATCTATTTTTTGCTTTTGTTGTTGGCCTTAGCATATTTTTTGCTGAGATGGCAATGGGTAAAATTTCACGCCTTGATACGGTTGGGGCATTTAAGAGTCTAGCTACAAAGGGGGCAAATTCTTGGAAATTTGCTGGTGTTGTGATGGTGACCGGGATATTCATCGCATCTTTTTATACGCTCATTATCGGCTGGGTTTTAAAATACGTTATCTTAAGTCTTGGTGAGCTTCCAAAAGATATGGCAAGCTCAGAAGCGCTTTTTGTAAATTTTACTTCAAAGGGAATAGAGGAGCAAATTTTATATTTTAGCATCGCTTTTTTTGCATACTTTTTTATACTTACAAAAGGTATAAAAAGTGGAATAGAACGTATAAATGTATATCTTATTCCAGCACTTTTTATTTTGCTTTTGCTTATGCTTGGCTACTCTTTTGGCATGAATGGATTTGATGAGGCGGCTAAATTTTTACTTGTACCTGATTTTTCAAAGATAGATCAAAGCGCTATCTTAAATGCTCTTGGGTTAGCTTTTTTTACGATGTGTATTGGCATTGGCTGCATTTTAACTTACTCATCAAGCCTAGGCAATGATACAAATTTATTCACTTCATCACTTTATGTAGTCTTTGCAAATATAATTATTAGCGTAATTATAGGGCTTATAGTTTTTACATTCACCTATGAATTTGGCTCAGAGCCATCAAAGGGTGCAGGGTTAGCATTTATCTCGCTTCCAACGCTTTTTGCAAAGCTTGGTTTGCTTGGAAATTTCTTGGCTTTTGCATTTTTTACATCTTTATTTTTTGCTGGTATAACATCGGTTATTTCGCTAGTCGAGCCATTTATATTTTTCTTAAATAAAAGTTTGGGATTTAGTAGAAATAGATCAATTATCATTGTCGGTGCCGTAGTTTATGTTTTAGGGATTTTATGTGCATTAAGCGGTATTGGCAATTTTAAAGAAGCACTTACATTTTTTGGTAAGAGCTTTTTTGATTTGCTTGATTATCTTAGCTCAAACATTATGCTCCCACTTGGTGGCATTATATTTGCCATTTTTGTTGGGTACTTTATGAAATTTGAGCTTTTAAAAGAGCTATTCTTGCCTTATATGGGTGAGATTGTTTTTAAAATTTGGTATTTTTTAATAAGGTTTGTAGCACCAGTTCTAGTTTTTGTGGTGCTAGTAAGGGAGATTGCATAA
- a CDS encoding formate--tetrahydrofolate ligase: MLSDIEITHQTKLEHISKVAARLGLSEDELELYGKFKAKISPRLEPSNSKLILVTATNPTPYGEGKTTMSIGLADALNSLNKKVCLALREPSLGPVFGIKGGAAGGGYSQLAPMEDLNLHFTGDFHAITSANNLISAMIDNSLYQENPLKIEKILWKRCMDMNDRALRFITVGQGGRTDGVPREDGFNITAASEIMAVLCLATSLSDLKERVANIMVAYDSDKKPIYVRDLGCQDAVCILLKDAIKPNLFQTLEHTPTLVHGGPFANIAHGCNSVIATKTALNLADYVITEAGFGSELGAEKFLDIKCRVADIKPSAVVLVSTIRSLKYNGEANKDEITKPDMNALKKGIENLGGHIENLKGKFGQNVVVALNKFGFDTDEEINFVKEYCRELGVEVAVCENFLKGGKGAIELAELVLKACDKPSKINFTYEMSDDTKTKIEKVAKEIYGAGEVVFEEAALKKIEMIKELNLSHLPVCIAKTQYSFSDDAKLLGRAKGFIFSVKDLDIRTGAGFIVAVCGKIMLMPGLPKVPAAVNMKIDADGKIDGLS, from the coding sequence ATGCTAAGCGACATCGAGATAACTCATCAAACAAAACTAGAACACATCAGTAAAGTTGCTGCAAGACTAGGTTTAAGCGAAGACGAGCTTGAACTTTACGGCAAATTTAAGGCTAAAATTTCCCCTAGACTTGAGCCATCAAACTCAAAGCTCATCTTAGTCACCGCGACTAACCCAACCCCATACGGCGAGGGCAAAACGACTATGTCGATCGGCCTAGCTGACGCGCTAAATTCACTTAATAAAAAGGTTTGCCTAGCACTTCGCGAGCCATCTCTTGGACCAGTTTTTGGCATAAAGGGTGGAGCAGCAGGTGGTGGCTACTCGCAGCTTGCGCCTATGGAGGATCTAAATTTACACTTCACTGGCGATTTTCACGCGATAACATCGGCAAATAACCTGATTTCTGCAATGATAGATAATAGCCTCTATCAAGAAAACCCACTAAAAATAGAGAAAATTTTATGGAAGCGCTGTATGGATATGAACGACCGCGCGCTTAGATTTATCACTGTGGGTCAAGGTGGCAGAACGGATGGCGTGCCAAGAGAAGATGGCTTTAACATCACTGCAGCAAGCGAGATCATGGCTGTACTTTGTCTAGCCACAAGCTTATCTGATCTAAAAGAGCGCGTGGCAAACATCATGGTTGCCTATGATAGTGATAAAAAGCCTATCTATGTGCGTGATCTAGGCTGCCAAGACGCTGTTTGTATACTTTTAAAAGATGCGATCAAGCCAAATTTATTTCAAACACTAGAGCACACACCTACGCTTGTGCATGGCGGTCCATTTGCAAACATCGCACACGGCTGCAACTCAGTCATCGCAACAAAAACAGCTCTAAATTTAGCAGACTACGTCATCACAGAAGCTGGCTTTGGCTCGGAGCTTGGAGCGGAGAAATTTTTAGATATAAAATGCAGGGTTGCTGATATCAAACCAAGTGCTGTAGTGCTTGTAAGTACGATCAGATCGCTAAAATATAACGGCGAAGCAAACAAGGACGAGATAACAAAACCAGATATGAACGCCCTTAAAAAAGGTATCGAAAATCTTGGCGGACACATCGAAAATTTAAAAGGTAAATTTGGTCAAAACGTGGTTGTGGCGCTTAATAAATTTGGCTTTGACACTGATGAAGAGATAAATTTCGTAAAAGAGTACTGCCGTGAGCTTGGCGTAGAAGTGGCAGTTTGTGAGAATTTCTTAAAAGGTGGCAAAGGTGCGATTGAGCTTGCCGAGCTAGTTTTAAAAGCGTGCGATAAGCCAAGTAAGATAAATTTCACATACGAGATGAGCGATGATACGAAAACTAAAATAGAAAAAGTCGCTAAGGAAATTTATGGAGCTGGTGAGGTGGTCTTTGAGGAAGCCGCTCTTAAAAAGATTGAGATGATAAAAGAGCTCAATTTGAGTCATTTGCCAGTTTGTATCGCAAAAACTCAGTATTCATTTAGCGACGATGCGAAGCTTTTGGGTAGAGCAAAGGGCTTTATATTTAGCGTAAAAGACCTTGACATTAGAACGGGAGCTGGCTTTATCGTCGCAGTTTGCGGTAAGATCATGCTAATGCCAGGACTTCCAAAAGTGCCAGCTGCTGTCAATATGAAGATAGATGCAGACGGCAAGATTGACGGCTTATCGTAA